From one Azospirillum ramasamyi genomic stretch:
- a CDS encoding ferredoxin family protein codes for MNMMVKVEEKLYQNRYIVDESRPHIQIKSEEACKSCEKQACTFCCPAACYSKNETGGVTLVTDGCLECGTCRVVCQDKGNIAWDYPRGGYGISYKFG; via the coding sequence ATGAACATGATGGTCAAGGTCGAAGAGAAGCTCTATCAGAACCGCTATATCGTCGACGAGAGCCGGCCGCATATCCAGATCAAGAGCGAGGAAGCCTGCAAGAGCTGCGAAAAGCAGGCCTGCACCTTCTGCTGCCCGGCCGCCTGCTACAGCAAGAACGAGACCGGCGGCGTGACGCTGGTGACCGACGGCTGCCTGGAATGCGGCACCTGCCGCGTCGTCTGCCAGGACAAGGGCAACATTGCCTGGGACTATCCGCGCGGCGGTTACGGCATCAGCTACAAGTTCGGCTGA
- a CDS encoding FAD-dependent monooxygenase, with amino-acid sequence MVEKFDAIVIGAGPSGNAATYTLAKQGLKVLQLERGEYPGAKNVQGGIMYAHELERIIPDFRDDCPTERHIIEQRVWLLGDDSYLGTNYRSESFNSDKPNRYTIIRANIDKWWGEQIRKVGGLQICETTVTELIRDASGKVIGVRTDREGGEIHADVVILADGVNALLAKRAGLQTEAAPENVALAVKEILFIDPELIQQRFGVKEDEGVVIEIMGKVTKGMVGTAFLYTNKESLTIGIGCLISDFKNGDCPPYRMLEDLKNHPVIKPLIEGAEMKEYAAHMIPEGGYKAVPQLYGDGWMVVGDAAHFNNAAHREGSNLAMASGRMAAETVIELKAAGKGYSASNLAAYKKKLDDSFIMKDLKKYRDLPGIMHGNKQFFGAYPDEITAAAHSWFTVDSVDKKSKEKQIMKSFIKRRSVMGLVGDAIKLVRAVR; translated from the coding sequence ATGGTCGAAAAGTTCGACGCCATCGTCATCGGTGCCGGCCCGTCCGGCAACGCCGCCACCTACACGCTGGCCAAGCAGGGGCTGAAGGTGCTCCAGCTCGAGCGCGGCGAATATCCCGGCGCCAAGAACGTCCAGGGCGGCATCATGTACGCCCATGAGCTTGAGAGGATCATCCCGGACTTCCGGGACGATTGCCCGACGGAGCGCCACATCATCGAACAGCGCGTCTGGCTGCTGGGCGACGACAGCTATCTCGGCACCAACTACCGGTCGGAGTCCTTCAACAGCGACAAGCCGAACCGCTACACCATCATCCGCGCCAACATCGACAAATGGTGGGGCGAGCAGATCCGCAAGGTCGGCGGCCTGCAGATCTGCGAGACGACGGTGACGGAGCTGATCCGCGATGCGTCCGGCAAGGTGATCGGCGTGCGCACCGACCGCGAGGGCGGGGAGATCCATGCCGATGTCGTCATCCTGGCCGACGGCGTGAATGCCCTTCTGGCCAAGCGTGCCGGGCTTCAGACCGAAGCGGCACCGGAGAATGTGGCGCTGGCGGTGAAGGAGATCCTCTTCATCGATCCCGAACTGATCCAGCAGCGCTTCGGCGTCAAGGAGGATGAAGGCGTCGTCATCGAGATCATGGGCAAGGTGACCAAGGGGATGGTCGGCACCGCCTTCCTCTACACCAACAAGGAATCGCTGACGATCGGCATCGGCTGCCTGATCTCCGACTTCAAGAACGGCGATTGCCCGCCTTACCGGATGCTGGAGGACCTGAAGAACCACCCCGTCATCAAGCCGCTGATCGAAGGGGCGGAGATGAAGGAATATGCCGCCCACATGATCCCCGAGGGCGGCTACAAGGCGGTTCCGCAGCTCTACGGGGACGGCTGGATGGTGGTCGGCGACGCCGCCCACTTCAACAACGCCGCCCACCGCGAGGGCTCCAACCTCGCCATGGCTTCGGGCCGGATGGCGGCGGAGACGGTGATCGAGCTGAAGGCCGCCGGCAAGGGTTATTCCGCGTCGAACCTGGCCGCCTACAAGAAGAAGCTGGACGACAGCTTCATCATGAAGGACCTGAAGAAGTATCGCGATCTGCCCGGCATCATGCATGGCAACAAGCAGTTCTTCGGCGCCTATCCCGACGAAATCACCGCGGCGGCCCACAGCTGGTTCACCGTGGACAGCGTCGACAAGAAGTCGAAGGAAAAGCAGATCATGAAGTCCTTCATCAAGCGCCGCTCGGTGATGGGACTGGTCGGTGACGCAATCAAGCTGGTGAGGGCCGTGCGATGA
- a CDS encoding response regulator translates to MTDLTPASDLPLRILVVEDESLAAMALEEILGMLGFTVIGMEDNADAAIDAADRLRPDIVMMDIRLLGPRDGIEAATAIRARTGIRCIFTSAFADAETRHRAADCEPFGFVRKPYFPAELQRALDHAAGVLRGTV, encoded by the coding sequence ATGACAGATCTTACGCCTGCCTCCGACCTTCCCCTCCGCATCCTCGTCGTCGAGGACGAAAGCCTTGCCGCCATGGCTCTGGAAGAGATCCTGGGCATGCTGGGCTTCACCGTCATCGGTATGGAGGACAATGCCGACGCCGCGATCGACGCGGCCGACCGGCTGCGCCCCGACATCGTGATGATGGACATCCGCCTGCTCGGCCCCCGCGATGGGATCGAAGCCGCCACGGCCATTCGCGCCCGCACCGGCATCCGCTGCATCTTCACCTCCGCTTTCGCCGATGCGGAGACCCGGCACCGCGCCGCCGATTGCGAGCCCTTCGGATTCGTCCGCAAGCCCTATTTCCCGGCGGAACTGCAGCGGGCGCTGGACCACGCGGCGGGGGTGTTGCGGGGTACCGTTTAG
- a CDS encoding electron transfer flavoprotein subunit alpha/FixB family protein, producing MSEPSKPQGRKFQLPEHLKVYKNVWVIVEQERGIVHSVSLELLGEARKLADKLGVEVGAVVLGAESPDLNRICGEAISYGADIVYKVTDPALADYRTDPYCRVMTDVVNAHKPEIVLLGATTLGRDLAGAIATTLATGLTADCTELDIYADNRSLAATRPTFGGTLLCTIQTLAYRPQMATVRPRVMAMPECDDARTGRVVEIRPDLREEDIVTKVLNFIADREQNEAQLAFADIIVSAGKGLGKVENMKLAFDLARVLGAEVGVTRPLVQAGWAGNDRQVGQTGKTVRPKLYIAAGISGAIQHRVGMEKSDLILAINTDPNATIFDFAHLGLVGDALKILPALTDAFGRRLSVNRMAG from the coding sequence ATGAGCGAACCGAGCAAGCCCCAGGGCCGCAAGTTCCAGCTTCCCGAACACCTGAAGGTTTACAAGAACGTCTGGGTGATCGTGGAGCAGGAGCGCGGCATCGTCCATTCCGTGTCGCTGGAACTGCTGGGCGAGGCACGCAAGCTGGCCGACAAGCTGGGGGTGGAGGTCGGTGCCGTGGTCCTGGGTGCCGAAAGCCCCGACCTGAACCGCATCTGCGGCGAAGCCATCAGCTATGGCGCCGACATCGTCTACAAGGTGACCGACCCGGCGCTGGCCGACTACCGCACCGATCCCTATTGCCGCGTGATGACCGACGTGGTGAACGCCCACAAGCCGGAGATCGTGCTGCTGGGCGCCACCACGCTGGGCCGCGATCTGGCCGGCGCCATCGCCACCACGCTGGCGACCGGCCTGACCGCCGACTGCACCGAGCTGGACATCTACGCCGACAACCGCTCGCTGGCCGCCACCCGGCCCACCTTCGGCGGCACGCTGCTCTGCACCATCCAGACGCTGGCCTACCGGCCGCAGATGGCCACCGTCCGCCCGCGCGTCATGGCGATGCCGGAATGCGACGATGCCCGCACCGGCCGCGTCGTCGAAATCCGGCCCGATCTGCGGGAAGAGGACATCGTCACCAAGGTTCTGAACTTCATCGCCGACCGCGAGCAGAACGAGGCGCAGCTGGCTTTCGCCGACATCATCGTGTCGGCCGGCAAGGGGTTGGGCAAGGTCGAGAACATGAAGCTGGCCTTCGATCTCGCCCGGGTGCTGGGCGCCGAGGTCGGCGTGACCCGGCCGCTGGTCCAGGCCGGCTGGGCCGGCAATGACCGTCAGGTCGGGCAGACCGGCAAGACGGTGCGGCCGAAGCTCTACATCGCCGCCGGCATCTCCGGCGCCATCCAGCATCGGGTCGGCATGGAGAAGTCGGACCTGATCCTGGCGATCAACACCGATCCCAACGCGACGATCTTCGACTTCGCCCATCTGGGGCTGGTCGGCGACGCGCTGAAGATCCTGCCGGCGCTGACCGATGCCTTCGGCCGCCGCCTGTCCGTCAACCGCATGGCCGGCTGA